In Mycoplasma feriruminatoris, the sequence GATGGAACTCATTAGTTAATCCATTATAAACTGGAACTCCTGAGTATTTTGCAAGATCTTCAACAACAGCTTGATCAAATCCTCTAAACTCAATAGCATCATACATTCTACCTAAAACTCTAGCAGTATCTGCTACTGATTCTTTTTTACCAAATTGAGATCCTGAAGGTCCTAAATAAGTAACATGAGCTCCTTGATCTAAAGCTGCAACTTCAAAAGCACATCTTGTTCTAGTTGAATCTTTTTGAAATAGTAAAACAACGTTTTTTCCTTGCATTGTTTGAACTTCATTACCAGTGTATTTTGCTCTTTTTAAATCTCTAGATAAATCTAATAAGTATCTAATTTCTCTTGGAGAAAAATCTAATAATTTTAAAAAACTTTTTCCTTTTAAATTTAAAGCCATATAACTCACTCATTCCTATTATTTGTAAAATATAAAAGATATAAAATCAACTAAGATAAACTACTTAAAGAAGTTGAAATTAAAATGTACATGTTATCATCTCCTTATATAATAATTATCTCTCTTTATAACTTGTAGAATAATTTAGTTATGATTATCAGAAAATATGATTTTGAAATTATTTTGTAAAAATATTTTTAGATAAAATAAAAAGTTCAAACACAAAATTTGCATTTGAACTTTTGTAGTAAAATTATTTAATATTTATTAATTACTATAATCATTTTTTAAATGCTTTTTTATAACCCATTTTAGCAAATTGAGCTACTAAACAATAACTAAATATAATAGTTATAGAAATTGGAATATAAATTAATCCTGGATTTTGTAATTGAACTAAACTACCAATTGGACCAACATAAACAATTGTAAATGCCATAATTGTAGCAATTGAACCAATTACATAAACTGGTCAAGTTGATCGAGATTGAATAACTGGTATTTGTTCAGTACGTAATACTTGGAAAACAAATGTTTGAGATAATAATCCAATTATAAATCAACAAGCATGGAATTGTGCTAATGATTGATTTGCTAAAACAGCATTATTTTGAGCTATTGCACTATTATAACTAGTAACAAATCCAAAATAATATCCAGCAATTGCAAATGTTATTAAATCAAAGATCGTACTAATCGTTCCATTAATTGTTGTAAATGGTAAGAGATCTTTTGATTGTCAACGTTGAGGAGAAGTTAAAAATGTAGCATCAACTTTATCTAAAGCAACTCCAAATTGTGAAAAGTCATAAATTAAGTTTTGTAATAAAATTTGAGCAGGAGCCATTGGTGAAAATGGTAATCATATTGTTCCAATTAAAACTGATAAAGCATTACCAAAGTTAGAAGCAGTTGTAATTTTAATATATTTTAAAATATTTCCAAAAATAGTTCTTCCTTGAATAATTCCTTTTTCTAAAACTAATAATGATTTTTCTAATAAAATAATATCACTAGCATCTTTTGCAATTTCTGTTGCATTATTAACTGAAATAGCAACATCAGATTGTCTTAACACAGGAGCATCATTAATTCCATCTCCCATATATCCAACTACGTGATTATTTTGTTTTAAAACTTGAATAATCTTAACTTTTTGTAATGGATTTAGCTTAACAAAAATATTATTTTCTTCAACAATCTTTTTTAATTCATAATCACTTGCAGCATCAATTTCTTCACCAGTTACTAAACCTTTAATATCTAAATTAACCATTTTACAAATAGCTCTAGTAATAGGTTCACTATCTCCAGTTAAAATTTTTAAATCAACACCATATTTTTTTAATAACTTAATAGTTTGTTTTGTTGATGGTTTTGGTGTATCTAAAAATGATGCAAATCCCATAAAGATTAATGATTCTTCATCTTTTGGACTAAATTTAGCTTGATTATCTCTAATTCTTTTATACCCAACACCTAATAAACGCTTTCCTTGCTCATTAATTGATTCATAATAAGCAATAATTTGTCTTTTATAAGCATCAGTTAAATTAACTACTTTATCATCTTGAACAACTCTTGTACATGAATTTAAAATTTCTTCAACACTACCTTTTGTAACCATAAAACGTTTTTCGTTTTCATCATCAAAAATAATAGTTAGTTTTCTTCTATTAAAATCAAAAGGTATTTCATCAATTTTAGTAATGTCTTGAATCGAAAAGTTATGATTGTGTTTATTTACATAATCAACAATTGCTTTATCCATTGGATTTTTTAACCCAGTTTGATAATAACTATTAATATATAAATATTTTAATAACAATGGATCAGCTTTTTTATCAACTCTTAAATAATCAATAAGTTCAATCTTATCATTAGTTAAAGTTCCGGTTTTATCAGTACATAAAACATCAATAGCACCAAGTGATTGAATCGCTTCTAATTGTTTTACAACTACTTTTTGTTTTGACATTTTAGAAGCACCATTTGCTAGATTTGTTGTAACTATCATAGGTAACATTTCAGGAGTTAATCCAACAGCTACAGCTACAGCAAAAAATATAGCTTGAAATCAAGGGTTATCTTTAATACTGTCAAAAGATCCACCACTTGAGATTGTTCCAATAATTGATTTTGCTAAATAAACTGTTGGAACCATTACAAGCATAAAAATTAATAACATTCTTGTTACTTGCTTTATTCCTTTAGTAAAACTTGAATCAGGACGTTTTTCTAAAATTGCTTTGCTAATTGTTGAAAAATAAGTGTCATTTGCTGTTGCTAAAACTAAAGCTAAAGCACTACCAGAAACTACACTAGTTCCTGTATAACAAATATTTTCTAAATCTAAAATATTGTTTGTATTTTTTTTATTAGTTGCATGTTTTTCAACTGGTATTGATTCACCAGTTAAAGATGATTGATTAATAAATAAGTCAGTTGATTGAATAATTCTTACATCAGCTGGTAACATATCTCCACTTGATAAATAAATTAAATCACCAGGTACTAATTGTTTAACATCAATTTCTTCACCAAGTCTAATTAAATCTAATTGGTTTCTTTTAGTAATTTTTAAATAATCTTCAACATCTTCATCATTTTTATGTCTAATAATATTAGTTGTACTTCTTACAATAGAACTAATTTTTTTAGTAACTAAATGAGATCTTAATGATTGAATAAATGAAGCTAATCCACTACCTAAAACCATTATTAAAATGATTAAACCACCAACTAATTCAAATTTTGAATCACTTGAATTTGTATCTTGATAAAACCCATTTGTTGCATATGAAATAAAATTATATAAAGATATTAGTAATAAAACGATATTAAATGGTCCAAAAAAAGCATGAATAAATTCTGTTATTAAGTTAAACTTTTTCTTTTTTAATTCATTAGTTCCATATTTTTTTAATCGTAATTCATATTGTTCGTTAGTTAATCCAAAGTGCTCTAAATTCATTATTTCTAGTACTTCGTTTTGTTCTAAATTACTAACTTGTTTTATAAATCTTTCGTTTGCAAAATGAGCTTTTTTCTTGTGTCTTGTTATTTTTTTAGGAGAAAACTTTTTCTCTTTAAATAAAAACATTTCTTCACTCCTTTACAGGATTAAATAATGTTATAAAACACCTATGAAAATAAGAAAATAGAGAGATTATTTATAACAGTATTTAATCGATATATATTTTGACTATGGGACTCAGGACTTTCGTCAACTGAATTGATTATACTTATCATAAATAATCACCACCTTAACTATTTAATTATACTTTAAAAAAACCTATATATAATAGAATTTAAAATAACTTATCAACATTAAAACTATAAAATAAAACTTGTACATATAAACAAAAACTTTTGCTATTAAAATATCTCGATTGCTTGATTTTTATAAAATTAAATAGATGATAATACAAACAAGGAGATAAACATGCGCGATTATAATTCAAATGATAATTGAAACAATCGTCGTAACTATCCACCAAATAATAACAACTATAATCGTAGAGATGATAGATACTATCAACAAAATCAAAGACCTAATAACTATAATGACCGTTATGAAGATGATAGATATTATCAACAAGATCCAAGATATAATCCTAATTATTATGATGATAGATACGAACAAGATGATAGATATTATCAACAAGATCCAAGATACGAACAAGATCAATATTATGATCAACAATATGAACAACAACAATATGAACAAGAACAATATGAACAAGAACAAAATAATGTAGATTCTAATGGTAATGTAAAATTTGTTCCTGATAAAAAAATCAAGCGTATTGTTAAATTTAACACTACAAAATCTTTAATTAGCATTCTTATTTTAATAGAATTAATTGCATATTTTGGTATGTTTTTAGTTAATCACTATACTCATTTTTTATATGATCCAAGCAACATACAAAAATATCACAAAGCTCTTCAGGGTTGGTTACAAACAATGAATGGTTTTAAAGTCTGACATTTATCTGTAATAATAGCAGTGATTTCTGTTTGTCTTATTATTTATATAGTTGTAGCTTCAACACTATTTAGTAACTATAATAAATATTTAAAAGATATGCAACAAAGAACTGAAGAATATGAAGCTCAAAAACTACGCATGCCTTATCCTAGAAAACCAGAAGAAGGTAACCCACCTTTATTAATTAAAAAAATGTATGAAAAACAAATCAAAAAACCATATTATGTTAACTGATTTAGTTTTGCTGCTTATATTTATTTAATTGTAGCTGCGATTATTTATACAATGTTTGTGATTTTTAAATGAGGTTCACAAAAACTAAGTGATCACGAAGCAGTTCATAAAATAGGTTTAAAACAATATTTTGTTCAACCAGGTCAACTAACACCTTATTACATTTTATTAGGTATTTTTCTAGCTATAGTTTTAATTCATATTATTGTTTTACTATCAGTTAAATATGTTAGAAATGCTTTAGAAGAATATTGAAAAGTACCAATTTTTTCAGATGAAAAGATTAAAGATTTTGAAAAGAAAGCCAACCGTAGATCATTAATTATATTTATTATTTTAATTATAATTGCATTCTTTGTTTTAGCATTCTTCTTTATATTCTTTAAAATCGAAAGAAGAAAAGGATCAATATTTAGTTTATTAAAAAGACCAGGCAAATAATAAAAACTGCTTTAGGCAGTTTTTTTATACTAAAAAACCTATACTATTTTAGTTAGTATAGGTTTTTAATTATTATGTTAGTTTTAAAGGAGTGGGTAATTCTTTGTCTTGTTTATCTACAAGATATAATTTTTCAGTAATTATTTTGCATTGATTTTTACTAATAACTACTAAACCTTGATCAACATGAATATAAGTATATGTATTTTTTTCTTTAAAATTTAAAGTATCATTTCTTAAAGCTGTTGCAAATGGAGCCATATTAGATAAAACCCCAATATCTCCATCAATAGTTTTAAGATTAATTATATCTACTTCTTTTCCTTCAACAAAAGTACCATTAGGTGTTAAGATTTTTAATTTAATACTCATTATTTTTCTTTGTCTTTGTTATATTTTTCAATAACATCATCAATAGTTGAAGAATATAAGAAGTAAGTTTCAGGAATATAATCTACTTCACCATCTAAAATTGATTTAAATGATCTTACAGTGTCATTTACTTTAACAAAAACTCCTGGTCTTCCTGTAAATTTTTCACCAACAAAAAATGATTGAGATAAGAAGTTTCTAATTTTTCTTGCTCTTTGAACAATTAGTTTATCTTCTTCACTTAATTCATCCATACCTAAAATTGCAATAATTGATTGTAAATCTTGGTATTTTTGTAATGCAATTTGAACACCTAAAGCAACACTATAGTGTTCTTCACCAACAGTTTCTGGATCTAAAACACGAGATGAAGAAGCTAGTGGATCAACTGCTGGATAAATTCCTAAACTAGCAATAGATCTATCTAAAACAATACGTGCATCTAAGTGAGTAAAAGTAGTAGCAGGAGCTGGGTCTGTTAAGTCATCTGCTGGAACATAAACTGCTTGAACTGAAGTAATTGAACCGTTTTTAGTTGAAGTAATACGTTCTTGTAATGAACCCATTTCAGTTGATAAAGTTGGTTGATATCCAACAGCTGAAGGCATACGTCCTAATAAGGCTGAAACTTCTGAACCTGCTTGAGTAAATCTAAAGATATTATCTATGAATAATAAAACATCCATATTTTTTTTATCTCTAAAATATTCAGCAATAGTTAAACCAGTTAAAGCAACACGCATACGTGCTCCTGGTGGTTCGTTCATTTGTCCAAACACTAGACAAGTTTTATTTAAAACTCCAGCTTCAATAAATTCGTGATATAGATCGTTTCCTTCTCTAGTTCTTTCACCAACTCCAGCAAATACTGAAACCCCGTTATGAGCTTTTGCAATGTTATTAATTAATTCTTGAATCAAAATAGTTTTTCCAACTCCAGCTCCACCAAATAATCCAACTTTTCCACCTTTTGTAAATGGAATCATTAAGTCAATAACTTTAATTCCAGTTTCTAGAATTTCAGTTGTTGTAACTAGTTCTTCATAAATTGGAGCATCTCTATGAATTGGTTCTCTTTTAACATCTAATTCAGGTTTTTCATCAATTGGATCACCTAATACGTTAAACATTCTACCTAAAACTTCATTTCCAACTGGAGCTGTAATTGGTGAATTTGTATTGATCACATCTAATCCTCTTTTTAATCCTTCAGTAGGACCCATTGCAATTGTTCTAACTATTTCATCACCAATATTTTGTTCAACTTCAAGAACTAATTTCTTACCATTATTATCAACAATTAAAGCATCATAAATCTTTGGTATATTGTTTTCTGAAAACTTAACATCAACAACTGGACCTAATACTTGAATGATTTTTCCCATAACTTGAGTTTTTGTTTTATCTTTTGTATTTTTAGATACCATATATCCTCCTAAGATTGGGCATTTGCTCCAGAAACAATTTCACTAATTTCTTGAGTAATAGCACCTTGGCGTTGTCTGTTGTATTTTAAACTTAAAGTTTGTTCAAGATTTTTTCCATTGTTTGTTGCATTTTCCATAGCAGTTCTTCTTGAAGCTTGTTCACTAACTTGTGATTCTATAATAGTTCCATAAATAATGGCATTTATATAAATAGAAATAGTGTTATTTAAAATTTGATCTGCATCAGGTTCAAAAATAATTTTTTGTTTATGACTAAAATTAATTTCTGATTTTACTATTGGAAAAATTCTAATTATTGCTGGTTCAAAAGTTACGTTATTAATAAATTTAGTATAAACAATTTTAATTTCATCAAATTCATGATTAATATACATTGCTAGTAAATCATTACT encodes:
- the mgtA gene encoding magnesium-translocating P-type ATPase translates to MFLFKEKKFSPKKITRHKKKAHFANERFIKQVSNLEQNEVLEIMNLEHFGLTNEQYELRLKKYGTNELKKKKFNLITEFIHAFFGPFNIVLLLISLYNFISYATNGFYQDTNSSDSKFELVGGLIILIMVLGSGLASFIQSLRSHLVTKKISSIVRSTTNIIRHKNDEDVEDYLKITKRNQLDLIRLGEEIDVKQLVPGDLIYLSSGDMLPADVRIIQSTDLFINQSSLTGESIPVEKHATNKKNTNNILDLENICYTGTSVVSGSALALVLATANDTYFSTISKAILEKRPDSSFTKGIKQVTRMLLIFMLVMVPTVYLAKSIIGTISSGGSFDSIKDNPWFQAIFFAVAVAVGLTPEMLPMIVTTNLANGASKMSKQKVVVKQLEAIQSLGAIDVLCTDKTGTLTNDKIELIDYLRVDKKADPLLLKYLYINSYYQTGLKNPMDKAIVDYVNKHNHNFSIQDITKIDEIPFDFNRRKLTIIFDDENEKRFMVTKGSVEEILNSCTRVVQDDKVVNLTDAYKRQIIAYYESINEQGKRLLGVGYKRIRDNQAKFSPKDEESLIFMGFASFLDTPKPSTKQTIKLLKKYGVDLKILTGDSEPITRAICKMVNLDIKGLVTGEEIDAASDYELKKIVEENNIFVKLNPLQKVKIIQVLKQNNHVVGYMGDGINDAPVLRQSDVAISVNNATEIAKDASDIILLEKSLLVLEKGIIQGRTIFGNILKYIKITTASNFGNALSVLIGTIWLPFSPMAPAQILLQNLIYDFSQFGVALDKVDATFLTSPQRWQSKDLLPFTTINGTISTIFDLITFAIAGYYFGFVTSYNSAIAQNNAVLANQSLAQFHACWFIIGLLSQTFVFQVLRTEQIPVIQSRSTWPVYVIGSIATIMAFTIVYVGPIGSLVQLQNPGLIYIPISITIIFSYCLVAQFAKMGYKKAFKKWL
- a CDS encoding MSC_0882 family membrane protein, which codes for MRDYNSNDNWNNRRNYPPNNNNYNRRDDRYYQQNQRPNNYNDRYEDDRYYQQDPRYNPNYYDDRYEQDDRYYQQDPRYEQDQYYDQQYEQQQYEQEQYEQEQNNVDSNGNVKFVPDKKIKRIVKFNTTKSLISILILIELIAYFGMFLVNHYTHFLYDPSNIQKYHKALQGWLQTMNGFKVWHLSVIIAVISVCLIIYIVVASTLFSNYNKYLKDMQQRTEEYEAQKLRMPYPRKPEEGNPPLLIKKMYEKQIKKPYYVNWFSFAAYIYLIVAAIIYTMFVIFKWGSQKLSDHEAVHKIGLKQYFVQPGQLTPYYILLGIFLAIVLIHIIVLLSVKYVRNALEEYWKVPIFSDEKIKDFEKKANRRSLIIFIILIIIAFFVLAFFFIFFKIERRKGSIFSLLKRPGK
- the atpD gene encoding F0F1 ATP synthase subunit beta — its product is MVSKNTKDKTKTQVMGKIIQVLGPVVDVKFSENNIPKIYDALIVDNNGKKLVLEVEQNIGDEIVRTIAMGPTEGLKRGLDVINTNSPITAPVGNEVLGRMFNVLGDPIDEKPELDVKREPIHRDAPIYEELVTTTEILETGIKVIDLMIPFTKGGKVGLFGGAGVGKTILIQELINNIAKAHNGVSVFAGVGERTREGNDLYHEFIEAGVLNKTCLVFGQMNEPPGARMRVALTGLTIAEYFRDKKNMDVLLFIDNIFRFTQAGSEVSALLGRMPSAVGYQPTLSTEMGSLQERITSTKNGSITSVQAVYVPADDLTDPAPATTFTHLDARIVLDRSIASLGIYPAVDPLASSSRVLDPETVGEEHYSVALGVQIALQKYQDLQSIIAILGMDELSEEDKLIVQRARKIRNFLSQSFFVGEKFTGRPGVFVKVNDTVRSFKSILDGEVDYIPETYFLYSSTIDDVIEKYNKDKEK